CCTCCGCCGCCCGGGACGCCCTGCGCGGCATCGACACGGTGATCCTGGACGAGGTGCACGCGGTGGCCGGCACCAAGCGCGGCGCGCACCTGGCGCTCAGCCTGGAGCGCCTCGACGAGCTGCTGGACCGCCCGGCCCGCCGGATCGGCCTGTCCGCCACCGTCCGCCCGGTCGAGGAGGTCGCCCGCTACCTCAGCCCGCGGCGCGGCGCCGCGATCGTCCAGCCCGGCAGCGACAAGCGCTTCGACCTGTCCGTGGTGGTCCCCGTCCCGGACCTGGCCGACCTGCCCGCCGCGCCCGCCGAGGAGTCCGACCCGCAGCGGCAGTCCTCGATCTGGCCGCACGTCGAGGAGCGGATCGTCGACCTGGTCCAGGCGCACCGCTCGACCATCGTGTTCGCCAACTCCCGCCGGCTGGCCGAGCGGCTGTGCCACCGGCTGAACGAGATCGCCTACGAGCGGGCCACCGGCGCCCCGCTGCCCGAGGCGCACTCCCCCGCCGAGCTGATGGGCGGCTCGGGGGCCGCCGCGGGCGCCCCGCCGCTGCTCGCCCGGGCCCACCACGGCTCGGTCTCCAAGGAGCAACGGACCCTGGTGGAGGAGGAGTTGAAGGCCGGCCGGCTGCCCGCCGTGGTGGCCACCTCCAGCCTGGAGCTGGGCATCGACATGGGCGCCGTCGACCTGGTGGTGCAGGTCGAGTCCCCGCCCTCGGTGGCCTCCGGCCTGCAGCGGGTCGGCCGGGCCGGGCACCAGGTCGGCGCGGTCTCCCGGGGCGTGTTCTTCCCCAAGTACCGGGGAGACCTGGTGCAGTCCGCCGTGGTCACCGAGCGGATGCGCAGCGGCCGGATCGAGGCCCTGCGGGTGCCCCGCAACCCGCTGGACGTGCTGGCCCAGCAGCTGGTCGCGATCACCGCCCTGGACACCTGGGACGTGGACGAGCTGCTCGCCCTGTGCCGCCGCGCCGCGCCGTTCGCCACCCTCCCGCAGTCCGCGTTCGACGGCGTGCTGGACATGCTGGCCGGCCGCTACCCGTCCGACGCCTTCGCCGAACTGCGCCCCCGCCTGGTCTGGGACCGCGTCGCCGGCACCGTCACCGGCCGCCCCGGCGCCCAGCGGCTGGCCGTCACCTCCGGCGGCACCATCCCCGACCGCGGCCTGTTCGGCGTCTTCATCGCCGGGGCCACTGCATCTGATTCAAAAACGGGGAAGAAGGGCGGCGGCCGGGTCGGAGAGCTGGACGAGGAGATGGTCTACGAGTCCCGGGTCGGGGACGTCTTCACCCTGGGCACCACCTCCTGGCGGATCGAGGAGATCACCCACGACAAGGTGCTGGTCACCCCCGCCCCCGGCGTCCCCGGCCGGCTCCCGTTCTGGAAGGGCGACACCCTCGGCCGCCCGCTCGAACTCGGCCGCGCCGTGGGCGCGTTCGTCCGCGAGATCGGCGCCCTGGAGCCCGCCGGGGCCACCGCGCGCCTGCACGCGGCGGGCCTGGACGACTGGGCCGCCGCCAACCTGCTCGCCTACCTCGCCGAGCAGCGCGCGGCCTGCGGCCACCTGCCCGACGACCGCACCATCGTGGTCGAGCGCTTCCGCGACGAGCTCGGCGACTGGCGGATCGTCGTGCACTCCCCGTTCGGCGCCCAGGTGCACGCCCCGTGGGCCCTGGCCATCGGCGCCCGGCTGCGCGAGAAGCACGGCCTGGACCCGCAGGTGATGCACGCCGACGACGGCATCGTGCTGCGCCTGCCGGACGCCGACCTGCTGGCCGACTTCCCCTCCGCCGCGGCCGCGGCGCCCGCCGACGAGGCCCCGGTCGGCGCCGACGCCGCGGTCTTCGACGCCGCCGAGATCGAGCAGCTGGTCACCGACCAGGTCGGCGGCTCGGCCCTGTTCGCCGCCCGCTTCCGCGAGTGCGCCGGCCGCGCCCTGCTGCTGCCCCGCCGCAACCCCGGCAAGCGCACCCCGCTGTGGCAGCAGCGCCAGCGCGCCTCCCAACTCCTGGAGGTGGCCGCCGAGTACGGCTCCTTCCCGATCGTCCTGGAGGCCGTCCGCGAGTGCCTGCAGGACGTCTTCGACGTGCCCGGCCTGGTCGAGCTGATGGGAGACCTGGAGTCCCGCGCGGTCCGCCTGGTCGAGGTCACCACCCCCGAACCGTCCCCGTTCGCCCGCTCCCTGCTGTTCGGCTACGTCGCCCAGTTCCTGTACGAGGGCGACTCCCCGATCGCCGAACGCCGGGCCGCCGCCCTCGCGCTGGACTCCCGGCTGCTGTCCGAACTGCTCGGCCAGGCCGAGCTGCGCGAACTGCTCGACCCGCAGGTCCTCGCCGACCTGGAGGCCGAGCTCCAGCGCCGCACCCCCGAGCGCCGGATCAGGGACGCCGAGGGCGTCGCCGACGCGCTGCGCCTGCTCGGCCCGCTCGCCGAGGCCGAACTCGCCGAGCGCGGCGCCGAACCGCTCTGGGCGCTGGAGCTGGAGGCCGCCCGCCGGGCGATCCAGGTCCGGATCGGCGGCGCCCTGCGCTGGGCCGCGATCGAGGACGCCGGGCGGCTGCGCGACGCCCTGGGCACCCCGCTGCCGGTCGGCGTCCCCGAGGCGTTCACCGAGCCGGTCAAGGACCCGCTCGGCGACCTGCTGGCCCGGCACGCCCGCACCCACGGCCCGTTCACCGCGCAGGAGGCCGCCGAGCGCTTCGGCCTCGGCAGCGCCGTCGTCACCGGCACCCTGCACCGCCTCACCGCCGCCGGCCGCCTGGTCCAGGGCGAGTTCCGGCCCGACGGGACGGGCACCACCCCGGAGTGGTGCGACACCGAGGTGCTGCGCCGCCTGCGCCGCCGCTCGCTGGCCGCCCTGCGGCACGAGGTGGAGGCCGTCCCGCCGAAGGCCCTGGCCGCCTTCCTCCCGCAGTGGCAGCACCTGGCCGGGCACCGCCTGCGCGGCGCCGACGGCCTCTACCGGGTGGTCGAGCAGCTCCAGGGCACCGCGCTGCCCGCCTCCGCCCTGGAGAAGCTGGTGCTGCCCGCCCGGCTGTCCGACTACTCCCCCGCCCTGCTGGACGAGCTGATGGCGGCCGGCGAGGTCGGCTGGTCCGGCGCGGGCGCGCTGCCCGGCAAGGACGGCTGGATCAGCCTGCACCTGCCGGAGAACGCCCACCTGCTGCGCCCCGAGCCGCTCCCGCTCACCCCGGGCCCGGTGCACACCGCCCTGCTGGAGGCGCTGACCGGCGGCTACGGCGCGTTCTTCCGCCAGCTCGCCGAGCGCGTCCCGGACACCCCGGACGCCGAGATCGCCGATGCCCTGTGGGACCTGGTCTGGGCCGGGTACGTCACCAACGACACCCTGGCCCCGCTGCGCGGCCTGCTCGGCTCCGGCCGCACCGCCGGCGCCACCGCGCACCGCGCCCCGCGCGCCACCCCGCGCGGCCGCTACGGCGGCGCCGCCCGCGGCCTGGCCCGCCCGGCCTCCCGCACCGGCCCGCCGACCGCGGTCGGCCGCTGGTCGCTGCTGCCCGCCCTCGGCGGCGAGGCCACGGTGCGGGCCGCCGCCCGGGCGCAGGCCCTGCTGGACCGGCACGGCGTGCTGACCAGGGGCGCGGTGGCCACCGAGCGCGTCCCGGGCGGCTTCGCGGGCGTCTACCGGGTGCTGTCGGCGTTCGAGGAGCGCGGCCGGGCCCGCCGCGGGTACTTCGTCGAGGGCCTGGGCGGCGCCCAGTTCGCCATGGACGGCGCCGCGGACCGGCTGCGCTCGGTCAGCTCCCGGCTGGAGCGGACGGCGGGCGCCGAGTGGTCCGCCGAGCCCGCCGGGCAGGCCCCGCAGGCCCTGGTGCTGGCCGCCGCCGACCCGGCCAACGCGTACGGCGCGGCCCTGTCCTGGCCGGAGCCGCCCGCCGACACCGCGGCCGCCCACCGCCCGGCCCGCAAGGCCGGCGCGCTGGTCGCCCTGGTCGACGGCGAGCTGGTGCTGTACCTGGAGCGCGGCGGCAGGTCGCTGCTGGCCTGGCCCGCCGAGGGCCCCGCGCTGGACGCCGCCCTGGCCGCGCTGGCCGGTCCGCTCACCGTGGAGCGCGTCAACGGCCACCCCGCCCTCACCAGCCCCCTGGGCCCCCGGCTGGAAACGGCCGGTTTCCACCCCACCCCGAAGGGCTACCGGCTCCGGTAGCGGGGGCGCGCCTCACCCGCCCGGGGGAGCGTCCCCCGCGCCGGGCGGGCCGGGCCGCGGCAGGCCCGGGCCCGGTGCGGCCTCCTGCCGCGCGGGCTCGGGCACGGTCCTGGCGTGCACCGGGATCAGCCCCACGCCCCACCAGCCGGCCGCGAGCACGCCGAGGGCGGCACCGCCGTGTATCGCGGTGCCGCCCATCAGCAGCAGTATCAGGCCCAGGCCGACCAGTGCCGTCGCACCGAGCAGCAGCGCACTGCGCGCACTCCGCATCGTGGCCCTCCTTCACCCGGCGTCCCGCACCAGCGGGACGGTCGAGGTCCGGTCAGGCCGCCACCACGTCCATCGCCGCCTTGGGCGAGATGGACCCGGACCGGTCGACACCGGGCGCCGGCAGCGGAACCGGTTCGAGCACCGGCCTCAGCAGATCACCCTCCGAGAGTGTCGCCATCGCCGCAAGTTCGGCGAGCGACAGTTCGTCGCTGACCTCCCGCATGACCTCCGACATCCGCACGTCGAGCGCGTCGCAGATGGCGGAGAGCAGCTCGGAGGACGCCTCCTTCTGTCCCCGCTCGACCTCGGAGAGGTAACCGAGCGAAACCCTGGCGGCTGCCGACACCTCGCGGAGTGTGCGGCCCTGGCGCTGGCGCTGCCGACGCAGCACATCGCCCAACAGGCGACGGAGCAGGATCATCGGTGCCTCCCTCCTCGGACTGCGGATCGAGATGTCACGACCCCACCGTACCGCCTTGCCAGCATCCCGTGCCGGGACCGGGGTCGTGTTCACTCTGGGCTGCAAGGCGCCCCCTCCCTGTTTCTTCCCCTCCGGGGCCGTCGAACCACCCGTGACGGGCAGATGTCCGGCTCCGGACGCGCGGTCGACGCCGGGTCGACGCGCCTGCTCCCGGCCGGGGCGGCCCGACCGGAGCCTCCGGTGTAACACGTTCCCCCGCCGGGTGCGGCGGGTTCGCGGGTTTTCGGCGCACCGCACCGGGTCCTCGGCGAAGCTCAGACCTGCCCGGACGCCAGCCGCCGGAGCAGCAGCTCCAGCGCGGCGTCCACCGATCCGTGCCGGATCGTGTCACGCCCACCCGACAACCGGAGCGGGAGCGCTTCTGTTCCCGCCGGTCCGGCGAGCGCCACGTACACGGTGCCGACCGGCTGCCCGTCCTGCGGGTCGGGGCCGGCCACGCCGGTGGTGGCCAGCGCCCAGTCGGCCCCGAGCAGGCGGCGCACGCCCTCGGCCATCTGCCGGGCCACCACGGGGTGGACCGGGCCGTGCACGTCGAGCAGGCCCTCGTCGACGCCGAGCACGGAGGCCTTGAGGTCGGTGGCGTACGCGGTGACCGAGCCCCGGAACACCGCGGAGGCGCCGGGCACCCGGACCAGGGCGGCGGCCAGCAGGCCGCCGGTGAGCGACTCGGCGACGGCCAGGGTGGCGCCGTCGGCCTTCAGCGCGGCCAGCACCCGGGCGGCCGCGGCGCCCTCACTCACCGCGGCGCTCCCGGGCGATGCCCTCCCGGCGCAGCCGGACGGCCTGCAGCACGTAGTCGAGGCCGGTGGCCAGGGTGAGGAGCACCGCGACGCCCATCACCACGGCGCGGGCGGTGGCCAGCGGCCCGGTGAGCACCAGCACGTACATGCCGACCGCGGTGCCCTGGGCGAGCGTCTTGATCTTGCCGCCGCGGCTGGCCGGGATGACGGCGTAGCGGATCACCCAGAACCGCATCAGGGTGATGCCGAGCTCCCGGGCCAGGATCACCGCGGTGATCCACCAGGGCAGGTCGCCGAGCAGGGACAGGCCGATCAGGCCGGTGCCCATGATCGCCTTGTCGGCGATCGGGTCGGCGATCCGCCCGAAGTCGGTGACCAGGCCCTTGCGGCGGGCCAGCGCGCCGTCGAAGACGTCGGTGATCATCGCGATGGCGAAGGCCGCCCAGGCGAGGGCCCGCCACTTGGGGTCGTGGCCGCCGCCGGCGAACAGCAGCGCGGCGAAGACCGGGACGAGCACCAGCCGGAACATGGTCAGCACGTTGGCGATGTTCCACAGGCCGGGCTCCGGCGGGACCGCGGCCGGGGTCGGCCGGGTGGCGGCCGGGGCCCCCGGCCCCTTGGTCATACGTCGGCTCCGGCGGGCTGCGGGACCTCGATCGCCTCGGCGATCAGGTCGACGCCTTCGGTGCCCGTCACGGTGGCCCGGTAGAACCGGCCGACCACCGCGTCCGGGGCTCCGAGCAGGGTGGTCAGGCCGTCGGTCTCCGGGGCCTGGTGGACGGCCCGGCCCTCCACCACCCCGTCCTCGACGGACTCGACGAGGACGGTGACCTCGCTGCCGATCCGCTGCTCGGCGCGCTGCGCGGTGAGCTCCTCGGCGAGCTTGGAGAGCCGGGCGACCCGGTCGTCGACCACGTCCTGGTCGAGCTTGCCGTCGTAGCCGGCGGCCTCGGTGCCGTCCTCGTCGGAGTAGCCGAACACGCCGATGGCGTCGAGGCCGGCGTGGGTGATGAACCGTTCCAGCTCCGCGTAGTCCTCCTCGGTCTCGCCGGGGAAGCCCACGATGAAGTTGGAGCGGGCGCCGGCCTCGGGGGCCTTGGCCCGGATCGACTCCAGCAGGCCGAGGAACTGCTCGGTGGAGCCGAAGCGGCGCATCCGGCGCAGCACGGCGGGCGCGGAGTGCTGGAAGGACAGGTCGAAGTACGGGACGACCTTGTCGGTGCCGGTCATCACGTCGATCAGGCCGGGGCGCATCTCGGCGGGCTGCAGGTAGCTGACCCTGACCCGCTCGATGCCCTCGACCGCGGCGATCTCGGTGAGCAGGGTCTCCAGCAGGCGGATGTCGCCGAGGTCCTTGCCGTAGGAGGTGTTGTTCTCGGAGACCAGGGCGACCTCGCGCACGCCCTGCCCGGCCAGCCAGACCGCCTCGTTCAGCACGTCGCTGGGTCGGCGGGAGACGAAGGAGCCGCGGAAGGCCGGGATGGCGCAGAACGAGCAGCGGCGGTCGCAGCCGGAGGCGAGCTTGATCGAGGCGACCGGGGCGTCGTCCAGCCGCTTGCGCAGGGTGCGCGGGCCGGAGGCGGGGGCGACGCCGTCGGGGAGGTCCGCGGGGGCGCCGTGGCCGGGGAGGGCGATCGCGGCGGCCGCGGCCTGCCGCTCGACCGGGGTGAGCGGGAGCAGCTTGCGGCGGTCCCGGGGGTGTGGGCCTCGACGTGGCCGCCGGAGAGGATGGTGTTCAGGCGGTTGGAGATGTCGGCGTAGTCGTCGAAGCCGAGCACGCCGTCGGCCTCGGGGAGGGCGTCGGCGAGTTCCTTGCCGTAGCGCTCGGCCATGCAGCCGACGGCGACCACGGCCTGGGTGCGGCCGTGCCCCTTGAGGTCGTTGGCCTCCAGCAGGGCGTCGACGGAGTCCTT
Above is a genomic segment from Kitasatospora cineracea containing:
- a CDS encoding ATP-dependent helicase, translating into MGTSDADPLQGFAPATRAWFTGAFAAPTEAQSRAWAAIRLETDVLVVAPTGSGKTLAAFLSALDRLAATPPPADPKRRCRVLYVSPLKALAVDVERNLRAPLTGLRQAGVRLGLPEPDVRVGIRSGDTPAADRRKFATHPPDILITTPESLFLLLTSAARDALRGIDTVILDEVHAVAGTKRGAHLALSLERLDELLDRPARRIGLSATVRPVEEVARYLSPRRGAAIVQPGSDKRFDLSVVVPVPDLADLPAAPAEESDPQRQSSIWPHVEERIVDLVQAHRSTIVFANSRRLAERLCHRLNEIAYERATGAPLPEAHSPAELMGGSGAAAGAPPLLARAHHGSVSKEQRTLVEEELKAGRLPAVVATSSLELGIDMGAVDLVVQVESPPSVASGLQRVGRAGHQVGAVSRGVFFPKYRGDLVQSAVVTERMRSGRIEALRVPRNPLDVLAQQLVAITALDTWDVDELLALCRRAAPFATLPQSAFDGVLDMLAGRYPSDAFAELRPRLVWDRVAGTVTGRPGAQRLAVTSGGTIPDRGLFGVFIAGATASDSKTGKKGGGRVGELDEEMVYESRVGDVFTLGTTSWRIEEITHDKVLVTPAPGVPGRLPFWKGDTLGRPLELGRAVGAFVREIGALEPAGATARLHAAGLDDWAAANLLAYLAEQRAACGHLPDDRTIVVERFRDELGDWRIVVHSPFGAQVHAPWALAIGARLREKHGLDPQVMHADDGIVLRLPDADLLADFPSAAAAAPADEAPVGADAAVFDAAEIEQLVTDQVGGSALFAARFRECAGRALLLPRRNPGKRTPLWQQRQRASQLLEVAAEYGSFPIVLEAVRECLQDVFDVPGLVELMGDLESRAVRLVEVTTPEPSPFARSLLFGYVAQFLYEGDSPIAERRAAALALDSRLLSELLGQAELRELLDPQVLADLEAELQRRTPERRIRDAEGVADALRLLGPLAEAELAERGAEPLWALELEAARRAIQVRIGGALRWAAIEDAGRLRDALGTPLPVGVPEAFTEPVKDPLGDLLARHARTHGPFTAQEAAERFGLGSAVVTGTLHRLTAAGRLVQGEFRPDGTGTTPEWCDTEVLRRLRRRSLAALRHEVEAVPPKALAAFLPQWQHLAGHRLRGADGLYRVVEQLQGTALPASALEKLVLPARLSDYSPALLDELMAAGEVGWSGAGALPGKDGWISLHLPENAHLLRPEPLPLTPGPVHTALLEALTGGYGAFFRQLAERVPDTPDAEIADALWDLVWAGYVTNDTLAPLRGLLGSGRTAGATAHRAPRATPRGRYGGAARGLARPASRTGPPTAVGRWSLLPALGGEATVRAAARAQALLDRHGVLTRGAVATERVPGGFAGVYRVLSAFEERGRARRGYFVEGLGGAQFAMDGAADRLRSVSSRLERTAGAEWSAEPAGQAPQALVLAAADPANAYGAALSWPEPPADTAAAHRPARKAGALVALVDGELVLYLERGGRSLLAWPAEGPALDAALAALAGPLTVERVNGHPALTSPLGPRLETAGFHPTPKGYRLR
- a CDS encoding helix-turn-helix domain-containing protein; protein product: MILLRRLLGDVLRRQRQRQGRTLREVSAAARVSLGYLSEVERGQKEASSELLSAICDALDVRMSEVMREVSDELSLAELAAMATLSEGDLLRPVLEPVPLPAPGVDRSGSISPKAAMDVVAA
- a CDS encoding CinA family protein, with the protein product MSEGAAAARVLAALKADGATLAVAESLTGGLLAAALVRVPGASAVFRGSVTAYATDLKASVLGVDEGLLDVHGPVHPVVARQMAEGVRRLLGADWALATTGVAGPDPQDGQPVGTVYVALAGPAGTEALPLRLSGGRDTIRHGSVDAALELLLRRLASGQV
- the pgsA gene encoding CDP-diacylglycerol--glycerol-3-phosphate 3-phosphatidyltransferase, with the protein product MTKGPGAPAATRPTPAAVPPEPGLWNIANVLTMFRLVLVPVFAALLFAGGGHDPKWRALAWAAFAIAMITDVFDGALARRKGLVTDFGRIADPIADKAIMGTGLIGLSLLGDLPWWITAVILARELGITLMRFWVIRYAVIPASRGGKIKTLAQGTAVGMYVLVLTGPLATARAVVMGVAVLLTLATGLDYVLQAVRLRREGIARERRGE